GTAGCAAAAACTCTTTCCAGATACGTTGATGGAATTATCATTAGAACATTTGCGCATGATGATGTAGAAGAATTAGCAAAACATTCTTCTGTACCAGTAATAAATGCCTTAACTGATAAATATCATCCCTGCCAAATAATGGCAGATTATCTAACAATAAAAGAAAACTTTAATAAAGAAAAAGTTAAGGTAACCTATATTGGAGATGGATTTAATATAGCCAACTCTCTTCTACTAATAGCGTCCAAAACGGGAATTGATATAACCATCGCTTCACCTAAAGGGTTCGAGCCTGATAGTGATATTGTTAAACTAGCTAAACGCGATGCTGTAAAAAATAATTGCAAAATTACAATCACCAATGATGCTTACAAAGCGGTTCAAGGAGCCGATGTTGTATACACTGATACTTGGACATCAATGGGAATGGAAGAAGAAGCAAAAAAAAGAATTCAAATTTTTGCAAACTTTCAAGTGAATGAAAGATTGTTTGAAGCTGCAAATAGTGATGCAATATTTATGCATTGTTTACCTGCGCATAGAGGACAAGAAGTAACAGATGAAGTAATCGACTGCGACAGGTCTGTAGTATTTGATCAAGCTGAGAATAGACTTTGGACACAAAAAGCTATACTCCAACTAATGTACCAATAAGGAGACCGAATATGTTCAACACCATCATCCTTGCAGCAGGTAAAGGAACAAGACTGAAAACAGAAAGCAGTAAAGTTGCAGTTGAGCTGATTAATAAGCCAATTATCTTGCACTTACTAGACAATATTTCTAAATGTATTATTCAAGAAAACACTTATCTCATCATTGGTCATAAAGGTGAAGAAGTTCAGCAAATAGTACAAGCCAAATACCCTAACACACAGTTTGTCTGGCAAAAGGAACAACTTGGTACTGGACATGCAGTTGCGCAGGTTGAACCAGTCATCAATATGAATAATTCTTCAACATTGATACTAGCAGGAGACGTTCCTCTGGTTAGCGAAGAAATGATTAAAAACTTTTTCGAATACCATTCCATTCAAAAGTCAGATGTAACTGTTTTAACAACAAAAATCGATGACCCAAAAGGATATGGGAGAATTATCCGTGATGCTAGTTTTAATAGACTACTTAAAATAGTAGAAGAAAAAGATGCAGATGAAACAGAGAAAAAAATCTGTGAAATAAACTCGGGTATTTATTTAGTCAAAACTAGCCTACTATTTAGCTTACTTAAAGAAATTAAGCCGAACAACAAACAAAAGGAATTTTACCTTACTGACATCATCAAAATAGGAAATGAAAAGCACCTAAGCATTCATCCATACTTATTCCATGAGTACAATTTACTAAGAGGAATTAACTCTAGACATGATTTATCTAATATTGCTCAATATATATACAAAGCCTCCGTAGAGAAACACCTCTCTAATGGTATTACGCTATTAAGTCCCGAAACAACATTCATCGAACCAGAAGTTAAAATTGAACAAGACGTTGTGATTGAACCTTTTGTTCATTTAAAGGGAAAGACTTTTATTAAACAAGGATCTAGGGTTTGTAGTCATGTATATTTACAAGATTATATCTCAAAACCAAAAGAAATGATTAAAGCCTACTTTAAAAATTAGTATTTTAATTGTAGAATGATTTTCGGCTTTCAAATAAGTGAAGCCAGCATTTAAATGTAACCCATCCTTAGTTACAAATTTCTAAGGGGAACAATTGGAGAGTTGGCCGAGTGTCCCGAATAATCAAAAATCTTTGATTTTAT
The DNA window shown above is from Candidatus Margulisiibacteriota bacterium and carries:
- the argF gene encoding ornithine carbamoyltransferase: MSLNHFINISDLSKEEIESITNMAILLKKEAKAGITRETLKGKSFALLFAKPSTRTFVSFHVAITQLGGHPISIHQSSMGGRESLHDVAKTLSRYVDGIIIRTFAHDDVEELAKHSSVPVINALTDKYHPCQIMADYLTIKENFNKEKVKVTYIGDGFNIANSLLLIASKTGIDITIASPKGFEPDSDIVKLAKRDAVKNNCKITITNDAYKAVQGADVVYTDTWTSMGMEEEAKKRIQIFANFQVNERLFEAANSDAIFMHCLPAHRGQEVTDEVIDCDRSVVFDQAENRLWTQKAILQLMYQ
- a CDS encoding sugar phosphate nucleotidyltransferase, whose product is MFNTIILAAGKGTRLKTESSKVAVELINKPIILHLLDNISKCIIQENTYLIIGHKGEEVQQIVQAKYPNTQFVWQKEQLGTGHAVAQVEPVINMNNSSTLILAGDVPLVSEEMIKNFFEYHSIQKSDVTVLTTKIDDPKGYGRIIRDASFNRLLKIVEEKDADETEKKICEINSGIYLVKTSLLFSLLKEIKPNNKQKEFYLTDIIKIGNEKHLSIHPYLFHEYNLLRGINSRHDLSNIAQYIYKASVEKHLSNGITLLSPETTFIEPEVKIEQDVVIEPFVHLKGKTFIKQGSRVCSHVYLQDYISKPKEMIKAYFKN